The Brassica oleracea var. oleracea cultivar TO1000 chromosome C6, BOL, whole genome shotgun sequence genomic interval TATTAGGAAACATCATCGTATGCTTACATGTACTTCAATTGTGTGTCACTATCTTAGGAAAATCTTATATATGTACTACCTTGTATGTTGTGTCACCAATTGGTCCCCACGTGATCTATAGAAATAAGTTTCGAGAAAATGTAAAACAAACAAACTATAGCTATATGCTAGAACATCATGTTAGAACATGGTGATTTTCTTAAGAAATATACTATATAGTACTCCCTCCGTTTCATAATATAAGTAGTTTTGGCTAAAAAGCACGAAGATTAAAAAAATTATTATGTTTTTAAAAAATATTTTATAATAAATAGGTTAGATATAATTTAACCAATAAAAAATAATTCTATTTAATTTGATTGGTCACACTGTATTCATTAAATGTAAAAGTTACCTAGAAATACGAAAATTACTTACATTTTGAAACAAAAACGTTTCCTAAAACTATTTATACAATATGAAAGAGAGGAAGTATAATATATAGGCGCGCGATTAGTAAAGCATTTAATTAATAATCTTTATATCAAACAAACCACTCTATACATTAAAAATGGAATTCCAGGTCATGTTATGTTTATCAGATGGGATCAGTTTACATATGGACTTACGTATACAATCTTATGCGGGTACTTAACTCTCCCATTGAAACACAACCTTCTATCGAATCCAACTACGACACCTGCAAAGTTCCATTGATTTGCTTCTCAAGAAGAAGATAACCAAAAGGTCTCTCAACTCATCTCATGCATGCTCAATAACTATTCATTCATCAGAGATGATCCTTTTGGTAATTACTTTGCTTATGTGTGATTGTGTGACAGGTTGGGAGGTGGGACAAAGTCAAGAGAAGAATAGTTTCATTGTCGGAGAAAGTCAACTTAAGTACAATATTTGCTCCATCGACCATTGCTGCGGTTTGTAATCTTTCACTCCCTTACTACTCAAACATTCATAGTACTTCTGTAATCTTTCTTACATTTTTTTTTTGTGTTCAGATGATCGCGCTTGTGATCGGTCTCATTACTCCTTTAAGGAAGCTAATAATCGGCAATGGAGCTCCTCTTGGAGTACTTCAAGACTCAGTAACTCTAGTGGGGTAATTAAACTAGTATAGAACCACTTGAGGAAGCTAATAATTACAAACTTAATGGAGCTTCTTGTTTTATTTTGGCCTAAGAGATGGAGCCATTCCTGCTATGACCTTGATCATTGGAGGAAACCTACTCAAAGGTATGAGGAGCTCAGGAATGAAAAAATCCACCATCATTGGTGTCTTGGTTGCACGTTACATTCTCCTACCTATAAGTGGTGTGTTAATAGTAAGAGGAGCATACAAGTTGGATCTGATTACCTCAGAGCCCTTGTACCAGTTCGTTCTGCTTATTCAGTATGCTGTCCCACCAGCAATGAATCTAGGTTCGTTGCTCCAAACCCAAACTCTTTTTCCAACTTAAATAATCAACATGATTTAGTCACCACTCTGCATTGCTGCAAACCAAACTCTTTTTCACTTAAATAATCAAACATTAATTTACTGATTTAGTCACACCACTCTGCAGGCACAATAACTCAGTTATTTGGAGCTGGTGAAAGCGAATGCTCAGTGGTTATGTTATGGACTTACGCTTTGGCTTCTGTTTCACTCACTGCTTGGCCTACGTTCTTCATGTGGCTTGTGGCTTAAAACCAACACTAGATCTTCATGTATACTGTTTTGAATCTAGATGATTGGATCATGTATCATCAAGGGTGTAGTATCATTATAGAATAGATTTAAGTCTTCTTAAAAACGTTGAAAGCTAATAAAGCCTTTTGATACAAACTTGGGAACAGAAAGAAACACAATCAGAGGTGATGATAATAAGCTAAAGCGAAGAGAGTGAGAAGCACACTAGAGATATGCTTGAAAGAAGCACTAACTCAAAGATCAAAATCCTCCTCAGAGAGAGGACTTGTCCTGCAGATCATCGAAGTAAGGATGCTCCATAGCCATCTTTGCTGAGATTCGTTTCGCTGGCTCGTACTGCAGCATTTTCTGTTCCAGGAAGATGATAATAAAAACCATAAGTCTGTGGTGTTGAATTTGTTCTGATGACTAGCTAAAGAACTTTGAAACTTACAGAGAGAAGATCAAGTCCAGCCTGGTCGAGTTTCGGAACAGACGTGGAGAGACTCAACGGCTTCCACTGTGGGTACGCGTGCCAGTTCTTGAGTGTGCTCACACCTGGCCACATTTCTTCGTTGGGTGTCCCAAGCAACCTGAGTAAAGAGAGCGACACAATATTAAAGGGTTTGAGTGTTTAATGTTTTTCAAAGCAAGAGTGTGGAACAAAGACTCACCTGAAAATATGGAGAAGCTGTTGGAGCTCAGAGTCTCCAGCAAAAATCGCGTGGTTAGTCACAAGCTCAGCTGTTAATATCAAAGAAAAACAATGTTAGTTACTGTATTTTACAAGTAAAAACTGATGTTGAAGTGAATAAAACGTACCAAAAACGCAGCCAACAGACCACATATCAACAGCTGTAGAGTAATGAGTGGCGCCAAGAAGAACTTCTGGAGCTCTATACCACAGAGTCAATATCTGTTGGATTTAAAAACAAGAAAATGTAGGTATGCAAGAAACAGTGAGTTTTTTTATGCATAGAGATTATTACCTCATGAGTATACTTCTTCATAGGGAGAGTGAAGGCTCTGGCTAAACCAAGATCCGCAATCTTGAGCCTCATAGTCTTGGGATCCATCAAGAGATTGTGAGGCTTCAGATCTCTGTTAACGAAACCAAGAGAAAGTAAGTAAGATCTCTCTCTCTTAAATCATTCTCACTTGTAAAACATTATATACCTGTGCAGCACACCGTGGCCATGGCAGAAGGCGATCCCTTTGCAGAGTTGGTACATCAAACTCTTGACGATTTGGGGAGGAATGTTGTCTCCGGTTTGACGGAAACTTCTGATGTACTTCTTGACGTCAGTGTCCATGTACTCGAACACCAGGTACAGCACAGTTTTGCCGTCTTTGCTCAGTCCCTGCTTAACGTCCATCAACCTGAATAAAATCAACAATCCTAATTGAGATCGAGATGCAGTGTTTGATCATCCCAAATACTGATTGAGATCTATCAACTCTAGGAATCATCTCCAGAATCCTAATTGATCATCCAAATCCTAATTGAGATCTATCAACTCTAGGAATCATCTCATATCCAACGAATCATCAGAGTTAAACACATAGCGATCCAAATCAGATACGAAATCGAGATCTAACGGAACGAACACTGTACTATACGAAACCCTAAGGCAACTGCAATAGAGAGAGAGAGAGAGAGAGAGAGAGGGAATCCGAACATGACGATGTGAGGATCGCGAGCGAGCATGCGTAAGATGGAGATCTCGCGGAGAGTGGTGGAAGGAACGCCTTCTTCGTCCTCGTGGAGACGCGTCTTCTTGAGAGCGACGATCTTTCCCGTGGCTTTCTCTCTGGCTCTGTAGACTTTCCCGTAAGTGCCTTCGCCGACTTTCTCGAGCTTCTCAAAAGCGTCCATGGCGGAAACTGCTATAACTTCCTTATCCATCTCTCTCTCTCTCTCTCTACAACTTTTCTTCCTCTTTCTCTCAGACGGTTCTTAAAGTGAAATGAAGGGAGAGAAGAGAGTGTAGATGGATGGGTTATATAATAAAAATGAAATTCGAATTAATGTAAGATTCCTTTTTCGACTTTACAACGGATGGATAATTCGAAATTCAAACCAGAGCGGTCTTTTTTTTGTTATACGCTTCCTTCATTGTTATTAATATATTTTATTCGCCTCCCTAGGACGACTGACTATATAGTTTTCTAAAAAAATATTTTTCTAAAATTGCAAAGATTGAATTTGATAGCCAATAATCAAATTCGGATCTCTGAATTAATACATGAACTAGCTTTTGACTCGATGTCTTTTTCTTTTATAAAGAAAAGTATTCTTCAGCATTTCAATTTTATAGATATATAAGATTTACATATAACATATTTGTTTAAATTTGGCATGTCTACCATAAACATTCTTATTGTTTATATGTTATAATTTATTGTTTAGATTTTTCAGTTCCTTGTTTGTTTATATGAATTTATTTGTATTTTGTAAAAATTTGGAATATAAATAATTAACATGTATATATATATATATTCGTTCATAAACTTAATCACAATCACAGAAAAATTAATTACAATCATTCGGTGAATATTCAGATGGAGCTTGAAATATCCAAGCTTGGCAAAAGTAGAGCCGCTGCTTCAGGTAAAGAACAATTCTTTCAGTCTCTTTTTTTCCATTATGTTTCTCAACTAGAGAAAGAGGAAGTTGATCATCTGAAAGCCTACAAATAATTTGAGTAACATAAACATCACGATAAAAAGGAACAATTAGTCACGGGTCAAATTTTTTTAAAAACAAAACAGAGTTAAAATCTTTGTGTTAACTCTAATGCTTCCAGGATTTTTCGATAGGTAGAGGCGTGATATGCATCTAAAGAGTTAGTGATTTGCAGCTCCCCTAGTAAAGTTACAACATACGTTATTTCAAATAGAAAAATCTATTGAAAAAAACTTTTTAAAAAAAAAAACTGTAAAGAAATTGATTTTTGTGAACCTGATCAACAAACAATTTGTTTGATCATTTCCTTACTCAATAAAAGGTTCTAGATATGAACTTGAACTCGCCAATTGGATTTGAAATAGTCATCTTAGTTTAGTTTTTGGTAGCGTGCAATGATATGATTTCATGAAAGATAGATGAGATATATATATATAGCTGGCTTGTTATATGGTAGGTTAAATAGGAAATACTAACAAAATATATTGTTAGTTGTGTGATATATGCGCGAATTCAAAGCGAATATACGATTTTAAATTAGTTTAAATACATTTCCTTTTAAATTAAATCACAGTAAAACCAGAATATTCGTTATTGAAGATAAGGAATATGTGTTTTCGAAGTTTTGACAAGAGAATATGGAGATTGTATTAGTTAATTGATATTTTTTTGTTACAATGATTGCGTTGAAATAGGAAACAAAACTTTGGTTTGGAAAGCACGTTATTATTAGTATCTGATAGTATCTTTAGATTTAGATTGTTTGTGTTAGTTGCTTGATATTGTTATATTTATGACGATTGCGTGGAAATAGTAATGTTGGAATGATATTGAATTTAGGAAAATAGTACATTATTAGTTATGATTTTGTACACCGAAAAAATCTAATAATACTAACTATAATAATATTTTTTTGATGCTAACTATTATAACCCAGTATTTTAAATATATAATAACATTTTATACATGTTTGATCAAATCATACAATTAATCAAACCATAAAACCGAGTAAACAAAATAAAAGATGAAATTAAAAAATTAGATGACAAAAAGTTACTTGATAGCAAAACAATGATCGCAAGACAATTACATTATTTATAAACATGATATATATTGGATAGAATTATGGGGTTAAGTATTTGTACTATAGGTTTTTTAGTGTAGTCAAATTAACATTGTATTTATTGGTTTTGTTTATGCAGAACAAATTAAACCGAGGCATGCTGTGGAGAATTACGTATTTTTGGTTCATTCGGTTTAGTTTCCAATTAAAAGGGAGAAGGGGACGTAAGTTAAGTTTGGTTGTCTAGGAAATTTGAAAAACGACAGTTTCTTAAGGTTCATTCGGTTTAGTTTCCAATTAAATCGGTAAAGGGGACATCAATTTAAGTTTGGTTGTTAAGGAAATATTCAAAACGACATCGGTAAAGGGGACATCAATTTAAGTTTAACAAATATTCAAAACAACAGCCTCTTAAGTCAATGGCATAAGATTGTAATTTTTGAGAAAAACTCAGGTACTTCAGTTTTAATAGATTAGACTAGAGTTTGATCCGTGCATCTGCATGAGTGTTTAATTTAATAAAATAGACATATAAATTTTTTTACAATACAAAATATAATAGTTGTACAAACATACATTCATATGGGTATTTATTCGATTTGTAATTGTGATAAATGGACTATTTTTATTGTGTGTAATTTGTTGATTTCTCATATTGTGGTAGAATACAAAACCAATTAAAAATATATTATATAATATATTTGTCGATTTATATTTTTGACTATAGTAACCATTTTGATGTATTTATTTCTAAATTAGAGTACCAATTATTATGTTTATATATATTAATAAATCTATATTTTCAAAATTAAATGTATCATGTTTTAATAACATAGATATACATGTCTCTAAAAAATTTTTTTATATGCCAAATAAATTTCACTTTTATTTTCATTTTTGAGAAAATATTAAATTGAAATTTATTTGTTGTATTCTTATAATTCAAATTTATACGTGTGAATTGTATTAATCATCAAATTATTTAATATATATTTTAAAAATAACTTTATATATTTTAATAAAAATATCTATAGTTTATATTTTGCATGTGAAATAAAATAATGATATATATGAATATATCTATAACATTTAAAGTTTGTAGATACATTTTAAATAAATTTATTTAGTTTTATTGTAAAAGTTGGTTACAGAATAATCCGGTTAGAAAATAATCGTAAGTTTCGTACGTTTGGTTAGAAAAGAATTTAACAAAATAAATGATTTGTAGTTAATCAATTAAGTTTGAAGTTTGGATAGCGAAAAATCTAACAAAATAAATGATTTGTTGTCAATTAATTAATAGTTATTAATTAGGTAGCACATGTAGTTATTAGAATGAAAAAAAAAATTCTATTACTTACTTCACTTTTAATAATATAGATATATTAAAATAGATATTTTGATTATATTGAATATATGGAGGGAGTAACAAAGATATAATATTCATTGAACAAATGGACAATGTTCGTATATGTTTTCTTATTGTTCATATGTTGATCTCGTGTGGTTAAAATGATTTTTTCACTTATTACGTCATTTTTTTACACTATAGTATAAATATATTTAAAAATTGGATTGTAAGATACAACTGATTCATGATATGATTATTAAAGTATAAACTAATCATCTTTTTCGTGAAAAAAAATGTCTCAACTGATTCATGTTTTGATATTCCTTATTGGTTAGATTTGTTTAAATTATTGTTGCCATGTTTTTAGTTAAAAAATCAATTTTAAAAAATGTTTAATAAAACAGGAAAGACAAAGAATATTTATTGTTAGGTTTATTAAATACTGCAATGGCAGTCTATTGTAAATATAATTTTGTATTTCTTTTTTAATAGATTAGATTGTATGTAAATTTTAAATAACTTAAATACTCAATTAATTAAGGGCATGAATTTGTAAATCTAGAGTTTTGGAAGATCATGAAACTTTCGGTTTGTTACAGAAAAAAAAGCTGTGTCACTATATAAAAAGCAAACCCAAATCCAAAATATTATTGCTTATTGTTTTACTAAACTCAACTTTGAACAATAGAGTTGTGTAAATCAGAAAACAAAATCAAAACGTGAGTCTATGAAGAGAGTGATAGAGAGGGGAAGGTCAAAGACGAAAGATTTAAAACAAAGTTTGGGAGATGTAGTAATGGAAAATCATTTAAGCAAATTGTTGACCGCTGGTGGAAGAAGATGAGATTGTGGAGAGCACATCAGTCACCGAAGCCATTACGCTCAGTGCCGCTTTCAATACATCTTGAGAGCATCCCGGTTTCACTAGCGTCCTCACCTGACAATCATAATATCACACATAATCAATACACACTCTACTAAGGAAGCCTTGACATGATTAAAAAAGGGGAAAAAATGTTGTAGTACCTGATCAAGATACTCCTGCAGCTTCTTGATTCTCCCCATGTAATCTTGGTCTTCAACACACAGAGTTACCGCCTTTACATCTGCACCTGGACCATCGTACTGAACCGGTCCTGGGTTTCTGTACATATCTTCCATCAAGAATTTCTGCTCATTTTGTCTCAATAGCCTGCAATATAAAAAGAAGGAATAACCACGAGTCTCCATTTCACCTCCTTCATTCATTTCAATGATGTTGAGAGTTTTTAGCAACTTACTCGTATGCTTTGCCTTTCAAGTCCACCGTAGCTGGATGAATTGCTGGTCTGCCTATTGAGGTTGAACCACAGTTTTGGGACCAGCGCTTAACCGTCATCATTGCCTAAACATTGACCAGTGAAAGAGAGAAGGTAAGTAAGACTGAATGAAACTTGGAGCAAGTCAAAAAGAAAGAGCATATATCAAACAAATTTCAGGGAGACAAAACTCAACCGTCATAGGTGCGGCGCCACATTTCCATTTGTTTACAGGACTCTTCAGGTTAGTCACAGTTGCCATGTAGCCGTTCAAACCAGCTGCAAGGATGTGGTAACATATATGCCCAAGGACCTGCAATAATGTTATCAGCTGATAATGTCAGTTTCCAAAACACTATTAAATTTCCAATAGAATTCTAGTGCAGTTGGCGATCATTTACATAGGCATAGTCACAGTCGAATTTTGATGGGAGAGATCCACGAGCTTGGTAACCAAAAAAGTGACAGATAGCGTTGAACTTCTTCCCCTTGTATGTTCCTTCTTTCTGTCATTTTCGAAAATTAGTGTTTAAGAGAAAAGATCTATTCAACCAATAAACAACTTGAACTTTCAACCAATATCCCTTTATTATAATAATGAAAGAATATCAGTAAAATGGGAACGTGAAGTATACCGTGCGCTTGTTCATTTCAGTCTCCACAAGATAAGCTAGGAGTTTCTCTGTCTCAATCTACAGAAGAAAGCAAGTGAGCGATTAGGATTTTAACTTTGTAAAGAACAGCGGTCACCATTTTCATTCTACTTACCTGGGAGAGCTGAGCAGAATCATCAGACTCGGGATGCAGAAGTAGCTGCAGCAAGAGAAAACGAAAAAATTTCGTAAGTATTCATTCATAAAACATGTGAGGAAAACAAAGAAAGTCCCAAGCTATAGGAATGGAACCTGTTTCTTAATGAATGGAGGCAAGAACTCAAACAAGGCAGATGACCAAGGTGACAGCTTAGTAGAAATGTTATCAGCATGAACACCCTCCTTAAGCAGTCCATGAATTTCCTGCATCGCATAACGCCAACATGTAAGATACTTACTATGATTTTCTACTCAAAGAAACCAGAAAATTATCTTTTCAAATTACTACCTTCAACAGAGCATAGAGTTCAGGAATACTCTCTACGATCCCTTCAGGAATTAGGATGACTCCATGATTTTTGTCTGGAACAAATAAACGGTATATCATTGAGGTTAGTGAGCAAGCAAAAGACATCACTACTGCCAACATTGCATAAACTAGTTCTAATTATGAGACCTTGTCCTGCTCTTGCTTGCACAGCATCACAGATTTGTTTGGTGATGTCAAATATCGTGAGCTTAGATGCTGTAACCTCCTCACCCAGTATCACCTGAGGCAATGGCATCACATGCAAGTAAGAATCTATAGAGATCATTACCAACAACTTCGATTGTATATGTTTAAAAAGAATACCATGTTTGGATGAGACTGAAGTGTACACTCAAGGGCAACATGTGAATGCTTCCGGCCCATGAGACGGACGAAGTAATAATACTGGCAACACATAGGAAAACATATATTATTATAGAGAATAGAAAACCATATTAATATGAATAGAAAATACACTAAGATGCAGCCAGACTAAACACTTAAATGGTTAAGTGGCCTTAGCAACCTTTCTAAAACATCAAACGGCTTGAAATATTATTTACCTTCTCTGCTGAAAGGGCATCGGTGCAGACATTGCTGATGAGTTGAGAATTCACCTGTACACGGTAGAATAACATTAGACTAGATAACGAGATAAGATGTTATTATCCGAAAGAACTGGCGCGAGCAAGGAAATAAATTTCAGTTACCTTGCATATAGTGTCGAAACCAACGTTTGCCTCCACAAACTGATTCTTGAGATCCCCATTAATAGTGACCGGAACACCAACAACCTGAAATATATAAGTAATTTCTGCTATTAACTAATTCATCAGTAGAAAGGTGCAACCATTTCACTTGATTGTTTCATGAAGTATCAGTCTGAGAAAGAGAAAACCGGGAGAAATGTTGGACCTTTGTTGAGCATTTTGCTTCAGCAAAAAATTCAGCAAGATGAGCGGCATCTGTGTTGGATGTTACACCTACTCAATAAAAACATACAATAAGCTTTACAAAAAAATAGATATCATTTATCACCAACACTATAAAAAAGAGAACAGTAGGTACCTCCAATGATAACAAGGCCATCCAACTTCAAATCTGTGCAAGCTTTCAGAGCAGCATTAACCTGCTCGGTTGTTCTAATCTGATCCTTGGTTCTTCCAAGCAAATCAAAGCCACCTTATACAACATACATTAATTCACCAGCCGTCAGAGAGCAATACAAATAAAAAGGCTGAATCATCTTAACAATATCTTT includes:
- the LOC106300331 gene encoding LOW QUALITY PROTEIN: uncharacterized transporter YBR287W (The sequence of the model RefSeq protein was modified relative to this genomic sequence to represent the inferred CDS: inserted 2 bases in 1 codon), producing the protein MQVLCFVPSSSLKMGLSRSSQQTTLMGSVYIWTYVYNLMRVLNSPIETQPSIESNYDTCKVPLIXASQEEDNQKVGRWDKVKRRIVSLSEKVNLSTIFAPSTIAAMIALVIGLITPLRKLIIGNGAPLGVLQDSVTLVGDGAIPAMTLIIGGNLLKGMRSSGMKKSTIIGVLVARYILLPISGVLIVRGAYKLDLITSEPLYQFVLLIQYAVPPAMNLGTITQLFGAGESECSVVMLWTYALASVSLTAWPTFFMWLVA
- the LOC106300329 gene encoding cyclin-dependent kinase B2-1 yields the protein MDKEVIAVSAMDAFEKLEKVGEGTYGKVYRAREKATGKIVALKKTRLHEDEEGVPSTTLREISILRMLARDPHIVMLMDVKQGLSKDGKTVLYLVFEYMDTDVKKYIRSFRQTGDNIPPQIVKSLMYQLCKGIAFCHGHGVLHRDLKPHNLLMDPKTMRLKIADLGLARAFTLPMKKYTHEILTLWYRAPEVLLGATHYSTAVDMWSVGCVFAELVTNHAIFAGDSELQQLLHIFRLLGTPNEEMWPGVSTLKNWHAYPQWKPLSLSTSVPKLDQAGLDLLSKMLQYEPAKRISAKMAMEHPYFDDLQDKSSL
- the LOC106301038 gene encoding pyrophosphate--fructose 6-phosphate 1-phosphotransferase subunit alpha 2; its protein translation is MDSDFGIPRELSPLQQIRSQYLPQLPPCLQGTTVRVEFGDGTTVAKAGDAHIIARAFPHTLGQPLAHFLRATAKVPDAQIITEHPAIRVGIVFSGRQAPGGHNVIWGLYEALKVHNAKNTLLGFLGGSEGLFAQKALEITDDVLQTYKNQGGFDLLGRTKDQIRTTEQVNAALKACTDLKLDGLVIIGGVTSNTDAAHLAEFFAEAKCSTKVVGVPVTINGDLKNQFVEANVGFDTICKVNSQLISNVCTDALSAEKYYYFVRLMGRKHSHVALECTLQSHPNMVILGEEVTASKLTIFDITKQICDAVQARAGQDKNHGVILIPEGIVESIPELYALLKEIHGLLKEGVHADNISTKLSPWSSALFEFLPPFIKKQLLLHPESDDSAQLSQIETEKLLAYLVETEMNKRTKEGTYKGKKFNAICHFFGYQARGSLPSKFDCDYAYVLGHICYHILAAGLNGYMATVTNLKSPVNKWKCGAAPMTAMMTVKRWSQNCGSTSIGRPAIHPATVDLKGKAYELLRQNEQKFLMEDMYRNPGPVQYDGPGADVKAVTLCVEDQDYMGRIKKLQEYLDQVRTLVKPGCSQDVLKAALSVMASVTDVLSTISSSSTSGQQFA